In the Sebastes fasciatus isolate fSebFas1 chromosome 20, fSebFas1.pri, whole genome shotgun sequence genome, one interval contains:
- the adrb1 gene encoding beta-1 adrenergic receptor yields the protein MEDGDGDAPVNLLLNASDTAGSTTTASNEQWMAGMSLLMGAIVFFIVFGNILVILAIAKTQRLQTLTNVFIVSLASADLIMGLLVVPFGAALEVRGSWLYGSFFCEIWISVDVLCVTASIETLCVIAIDRYVAITSPFRYQSLLTKARAKTVVCVVWAISALVSFLPILMHWSRDNEDTSCYEDPECCDFVTNRAYAISSSIISFYIPLLVMIFVYARVYREAKKQLMKIDKCEGRFHLNTLTGLTSKYKKRPSKILALREQKALKTLGIIMGTFTLCWLPFFIVNVVRVFCAEMVDKDVFVFLNWLGYANSAFNPVIYCRSPDFRKAFKRLLCCCPRQADRRLHISSCDLSRYSGGFGVSAMEPGELGMWSDCARLDSDSSLVETAKMSHSESQL from the coding sequence ATGGAGGACGGCGACGGCGACGCACCGGTGAACCTCCTGCTGAACGCGTCGGACACCGCTGGCTCCACCACCACCGCGTCCAACGAGCAGTGGATGGCCGGCATGAGCCTCCTGATGGGCGCCATCGTCTTCTTCATCGTGTTCGGCAACATCCTGGTGATCTTGGCCATCGCCAAGACGCAGCGGCTGCAGACGCTCACCAACGTGTTCATCGTGTCTCTGGCCAGCGCAGACCTCATCATGGGTCTCCTGGTTGTACCTTTCGGTGCTGCTCTGGAGGTGCGCGGCTCTTGGCTCTACGGCTCCTTCTTCTGCGAGATCTGGATCTCCGTGGACGTGCTGTGCGTCACCGCCAGCATCGAGACCCTGTGCGTAATCGCCATAGACAGGTACGTGGCCATCACGTCGCCATTCCGCTACCAGAGCCTTTTAACCAAAGCAAGGGCCAAaactgtagtgtgtgtagtttgGGCTATCTCCGCGCTGGTGTCTTTTCTCCCCATCCTCATGCATTGGTCCAGAGACAACGAGGACACATCCTGCTATGAGGACCCAGAGTGCTGCGACTTTGTCACCAACAGAGCATACgccatctcctcctccatcatctcctTTTACATCCCTCTCCTTGTGATGATCTTCGTTTACGCACGCGTCTATAGGGAAGCCAAAAAGCAGCTGATGAAGATCGATAAGTGTGAAGGAAGATTTCATCTTAACACTTTGACAGGACTCACATCCAAGTACAAGAAGAGGCCGTCTAAGATTTTGGCGCTCAGAGAGCAAAAAGCGCTCAAGACTTTGGGCATCATCATGGGGACTTTCACTTTATGCTGGTTGCCTTTCTTTATAGTCAACGTGGTGCGCGTGTTTTGCGCAGAGATGGTGGATAaggatgtgtttgttttcctgaACTGGTTGGGTTATGCAAACTCTGCGTTTAACCCCGTTATTTACTGCAGGAGTCCGGACTTTAGGAAGGCTTTTAAGAGGCTGCTGTGTTGCTGTCCGAGGCAGGCGGATCGCAGGCTGCACATCAGCTCCTGCGATCTGTCCAGGTACTCCGGAGGGTTTGGTGTCTCTGCGATGGAGCCAGGAGAGCTGGGGATGTGGTCGGATTGCGCTCGGTTGGACAGTGACAGCAGTTTAGTGGAGACTGCGAAGATGTCTCACTCTGAATCACAACTgtga